The following proteins are co-located in the Eleginops maclovinus isolate JMC-PN-2008 ecotype Puerto Natales chromosome 1, JC_Emac_rtc_rv5, whole genome shotgun sequence genome:
- the LOC134865012 gene encoding transmembrane protein 26, whose protein sequence is MCRLLNVLLALLSRFLFVVHGVVTVWRVVAVKGEPFYWLLLTGVALLGVEMAVTLKCTQNAEWKWFSPMVFLYLSTVIPSIWFLELSLLQSKLPVNNSSGPELHLLARIPITAGIVELDPENWVAGLEQTMLIVLVLGRWLMPKGDMSRDQLSQLLMVYVGLGADILDIFDTFKEPEVKTNRAVVIMGLGLFSWALMQFPLVLTQTQLPKGESPKRFCAGAPSWFASCCSSEVWSLLLTVGLQDGPFLIYRLYLMVQEQVLNQLMIFFTCKNILIVLLELYRIFVVQCEQLVGESELERCAALVRLCRIQKGKEEEAGGEEQSCHTDTQRGKEREEDLSFVQEGQTAAAAAAAATSTTHSPPRHDPENTSPVKQVLG, encoded by the exons ATGTGTCGTCTCCTGAACgtcctgctggctctgctgAGTCGCTTTCTGTTTGTGGTGCACGGGGTGGTGACAGTGTGGCGTGTGGTGGCTGTTAAAGGGGAGCCATTCTACTGGCTGCTGCTGACAGGCGTGGCTCTGCTGGGTGTGGAAATGGCTGTCACTCTGAAGTGCACGCAAAATGCAGAGTGGAAATG GTTCTCCCCCATGGTTTTCCTGTACCTCAGTACTGTCATTCCTTCCATTTGGTTCCTGGAGCTGAGCCTGCTGCAGTCCAAGCTGCCTGTCAACAATTCCTCAGGCCCTGAGCTTCACTTGCTGGCTCGCATCCCGATCACAGCG GGCATCGTGGAGCTGGACCCGGAGAACTGGGTGGCTGGCCTGGAGCAGACCATGCTCATCGTGTTGGTTCTGGGTCGCTGGCTGATGCCCAAGGGAGACATGTCCCGTGACCAGCTCTCCCAGCTCCTCATGGTCTATGTGGGCCTGGGCGCCGACATCCTGGATATCTTCGACACCTTCAAAGAACCCGAGGTCAAAACCAACCGAGCCGTTGTCATCATGGGACTGGGCCTCTTTTCTTGGGCGCTCATGCAGTTTCCTCTGGTGCTCACCCAGACACAACTCCCAAAGGGGGAGTCTCCAAAGAGATTCTGCGCTGGTGCTCCATCGTGGTTTGCCTCCTGCTGCTCCAGTGAAGTGTGGAGTTTGCTTCTCACTGTTGGACTCCAAGATGGCCCATTTCTGATTTACCGGCTTTACCTCATGGTCCAAGAGCAGGTACTCAACCAACTGATGATCTTCTTTACCTGCAAGAACATCCTCATCGTCCTCTTAGAACTTTACAGAATCTTTGTGGTGCAGTGCGAGCAGCTGGTTGGGGAATCGGAGTTGGAAAGGTGTGCCGCTTTGGTGCGCCTTTGTCGAATCCAGAAGGGTAAGGAGGAAGaagcaggtggagaggagcagagctgtcatacagacacacagagaggcaaagagagggaggaagatcTGAGTTTTGTCCAG GAGGGACAAACAGCCgctgccgccgccgccgccgccaccTCCACGACACACTCACCCCCTCGCCACGATCCAGAGAATACCTCTCCTGTCAAACAAGTTCTGGGATGA